A stretch of the Alnus glutinosa chromosome 6, dhAlnGlut1.1, whole genome shotgun sequence genome encodes the following:
- the LOC133870846 gene encoding disease resistance protein RPP13-like isoform X1: MADSVVTSLLQNLFDLLKEEANFLAGVEDKVKSLHDELSFIDIFLEDSAEKRKDKTVNEVVRQIRDVAYEAEDMIDRFIHNVAKHRRTSAIRRMLRLPSTTLMIRNVGKKIEGIKEKIEEIYKNGERYGIERVEASGKAVEEEAMHRRRREVEEDDVVGFFHDSTTLIKQLTEGDLKLDAISIIGMGGLGKTTLARKIYNNLLVMRHFNCHVWVCVSQDFRIRELLLQILKELGLGMGVEDMSEKSEYELKEILFRSLQGRRFLVVMDDIWRAEVWDEVKSMFPDNSNGSRILITSRNKEVALYASQTPPYYLPFLNENESWELFRKKVFRGGTCPPELETLGRQIAKGCRGLPLSIVVLAGRLAKMDKSLHIWSKGVGDVTSFLNSNEDTTICQKILSLSYTDLPRHLKPCFLYLGIYPEDFEIPVSQLINLWIAEDFIQRTGNRLPEDDAEMYLEELIDRSLIQVARRRRIDGGVKTCRIHDLLREFCISESAEEKFLEVHPGYEHLSTNNSRRLSIQGNTRRYLSSNLHVPKNVRSVFFFDTADISYDDCVTWKWLEENFKLLRVIDYAPVSVVPKSVKTFIHLRYLRIDGHNLVFPDSVCNLTNLVTLYANGVGGSNRYLPKGIFKLQRLRHLYLSDHRWSLPWNSKGVLWNLQVLSSLAINYDPKNHRFLVVPEKFPNVRELVMFIDRPSTLEAEHEEGSFPSLHHLAHLETLEIQNCGMLAGYSNSIPSTVTKLDLHSVERVKACVAELGKLPNLRILKLSGDESYEYVSIHVIAHSFPQLQFFKLRGLRIEEWKKETSAMPRLTHLVFIHCRTFTSVPELLSSTTLQYVKVVKSPRFARMLRNIPGEVGFELIIDDGGIPDDY, from the coding sequence ATGGCCGACAGTGTTGTCACTTCCCTCTTGCAAAACTTGTTCGATCTACTCAAAGAAGAAGCAAATTTCCTTGCTGGAGTGGAGGATAAGGTCAAGTCACTTCATGATGAGCTCAGTTTTATAGATATCTTCCTGGAGGATTCCGCGGAAAAACGGAAAGATAAAACTGTAAATGAGGTAGTCCGGCAAATCAGGGACGTGGCTTATGAGGCTGAGGATATGATCGACCGTTTCATCCACAATGTCGCAAAACACAGGAGGACGAGCGCGATAAGGAGGATGCTTCGTTTACCTTCGACCACATTGATGATTCGAAATGTTGGAAAGAAGATAGAAGGCATCAAAGAGAAAATCGAAGAAATCTACAAGAATGGAGAAAGGTACGGCATTGAAAGAGTTGAAGCTTCTGGAAAAGCAGTCGAGGAGGAGGCAATGCACAGACGTAGGAGAGAAGTCGAGGAAGATGACGTGGTGGGCTTCTTTCATGACTCGACGACATTGATAAAGCAACTTACTGAAGGGGATCTTAAGCTCGATGCCATTTCAATCATCGGTATGGGCGGGCTGGGCAAGACGACTCTTGCCAGGAAAATATACAATAATCTTCTTGTCATGAGACACTTTAACTGCCATGTATGGGTATGTGTATCTCAAGATTTCAGAATTAGAGAGCTGTTACTTCAAATTTTAAAGGAGTTGGGATTGGGAATGGGAGTTGAAGACATGAGTGAGAAATCTGAGTATGAGCTAAAAGAGATACTATTCAGAAGCTTGCAAGGGAGGAGGTTCCTAGTAGTCATGGACGACATATGGAGAGCTGAAGTTTGGGATGAGGTAAAATCTATGTTTCCTGATAACTCCAATGGAAGCAGAATATTGATCACTAGCCGAAATAAAGAAGTGGCGTTATATGCAAGCCAAACTCCTCCTTACTATCTCCCATTTCTTAACGAAAATGAAAGCTGGGAACTCTTCCGTAAGAAGGTGTTCCGAGGAGGAACATGTCCTCCCGAATTAGAAACTCTTGGGAGACAAATTGCAAAAGGTTGTCGAGGCTTACCACTTTCGATTGTGGTATTAGCAGGCCGTTTAGCAAAAATGGATAAGTCACTGCACATATGGTCGAAAGGTGTTGGTGATGTAACTAGTTTCCTTAATAGTAACGAGGATACAACAATATGCCAGAAAATACTATCCTTAAGCTACACCGATCTGCCCCGGCACTTGAAACCATGCTTTTTGTATTTAGGCATATACCCAGAAGACTTTGAGATCCCGGTAAGTCAATTGATTAACCTGTGGATAGCAGAGGATTTCATACAGCGCACTGGCAATAGATTACCGGAGGATGATGCTGAAATGTACTTGGAAGAGCTCATTGATCGAAGCTTGATCCAAGTGGCTCGCAGGAGGAGGATAGATGGAGGAGTAAAGACATGCCGTATCCATGATCTTTTGCGAGAATTCTGCATATCGGAGAGTGCGGAAGAGAAGTTTCTTGAGGTTCATCCAGGTTACGAACATTTATCCACGAACAATTCCCGCAGACTATCCATCCAAGGTAACACTCGTCGATATTTGTCTTCAAACCTTCATGTCCCAAAAAATGTTCGTTCTGTGTTCTTCTTTGATACTGCTGATATATCGTATGATGACTGTGTTACCTGGAAATGGCTAGAAGAAAACTTCAAATTACTTCGGGTGATTGATTACGCACCAGTTTCAGTCGTGCCCAAAAGCGTAAAAACATTTATCCATTTGAGGTACTTGAGGATAGATGGTCATAATCTTGTTTTTCCAGATTCTGTTTGCAACCTTACGAATCTAGTGACACTTTACGCAAATGGCGTTGGTGGTTCAAATAGATATTTGCCGAAGGGCATATTTAAGCTGCAACGTCTTAGGCATCTGTATCTGTCTGATCATAGATGGTCGTTACCCTGGAATTCAAAGGGAGTTCTATGGAACCTCCAAGTCCTTTCCAGCTTAGCAATTAACTATGATCCTAAAAATCATAGGTTCCTTGTTGTACCGGAAAAGTTTCCTAATGTTAGGGAGTTGGTAATGTTCATTGATAGACCGTCGACATTGGAGGCGGAGCATGAAGAAGGTTCTTTTCCAAGCCTCCACCATTTAGCTCATCTTGAAACATTAGAAATTCAGAATTGCGGAATGCTTGCTGGATATTCGAATTCAATTCCATCGACAGTCACTAAGCTAGACTTACATTCTGTTGAAAGAGTCAAGGCCTGCGTGGCAGAGCTGGGAAAGCTTCCCAACCTTCGGATACTGAAACTAAGTGGAGATGAATCATATGAATATGTAAGCATTCACGTCATTGCACATTCGTTTCCTCAACTCCAATTCTTCAAATTGCGGGGTTTGAGAATTGAAGAATGGAAAAAGGAGACAAGTGCAATGCCAAGGCTTACGCATTTAGTTTTCATTCATTGCCGTACATTTACTAGCGTACCAGAACTATTGAGTTCCACCACTTTGCAATATGTGAAGGTGGTCAAGAGTCCAAGATTTGCTAGAATGCTTCGAAATATCCCGGGGGAAGTTGGGTTTGAGCTGATCATTGATGACGGAGGGATACCGGATGATTATTGA
- the LOC133872068 gene encoding disease resistance protein RPP13-like, whose amino-acid sequence MAIADSVVNFLLKNLFDLLKEEANFLAGVEDKVNLLHDELSFINIFLESSAEKRKDKIVNEVVRQIRDVAYEAEDTIDHFIYNVAKHRRRSAIRRMFHLPCNTLMLRNVGKNIVGIKEKIEEIYKNRERYGIERVEASGNAVEEEAMHRRRREVEEDDVVGFFHDSTTLVKQLTEGNLKLDVISIIGMGGLGKTTLARKIYNNLLVKRHFNCHVWVCVSQDFRSRELLLQILKQLGMGLHEDMSEDELKKQLVRCLRGRRFLVVLDDIWRAEVWDEVRSMFPDNSNGSRILITSRNKEVALNASHTAPCDLPFLNKNESWELFRKKVFRGETCPPELETLGRQIAEGCRGLPLSIVVLAGRLRKMDKSMHIWSKFVGDVTSLLNSYEDTIICQKILSLSYTDLPGYLKPCFLYFGIYPEDFEIQVSRLIDLWVAEGFIQRTNNRLPEDVAELYLEELIDRSLIQVAHRRIDGGVKTCRIHDLLRDLCISESAEEKFLEVHSGYRNNSRRLSIIQGNDTRRYMSSNLPVPKNARSVFFFGTHRLYGSCVTWKWLKENFKLLRVIDYVSDSVVPKSIETFIHLRYLRIEGPIPNNLVFPDSICNLTNLVTLWANILGASNKYLPKGIFKLQRLRNLYLSEGWSLPWDSEGVLWNLQVLSILTINYDPKNRSFLVVPEKFPNLRHLKMLIYRPSTLEAGHEEDSFPSLHHLAHLETLKILNCRMLVGYPNSIPSTVTKLTLQRVERVDACVAELGKLPNLRILKLQGLGYENQNVSIHVIAHSFPQLQFLKLWDLSIEEWRKETSAMPRLTHLVINRCHEFTSSPELLSCTTLQSVKVFQSPRLARMLRNLPGEVGFTLLIND is encoded by the coding sequence ATGGCTATCGCCGACAGTGTTGTCAATTTTCTCTTGAAAAACTTGTTCGATCTACTCAAAGAAGAAGCAAATTTCCTTGCTGGAGTGGAGGATAAAGTCAATTTACTTCATGATGAGCTCAGTTTTATAAATATCTTCCTGGAGAGCTCCGCGGAAAAACGGAAAGATAAAATAGTAAATGAGGTAGTCCGGCAAATCAGGGACGTGGCTTACGAGGCTGAGGATACGATCGACCATTTCATCTACAATGTCGCAAAACACAGGAGGAGGAGCGCAATAAGGAGGATGTTTCATTTACCTTGTAACACATTGATGCTTCGAAATGTTGGAAAGAATATAGTAGGCATCAAGGAGAAAATCGAAGAAATCTACAAGAATAGAGAAAGGTACGGCATTGAAAGAGTTGAAGCTTCTGGAAATGCAGTCGAGGAGGAGGCAATGCACAGACGTAGGAGAGAAGTCGAGGAAGATGACGTGGTGGGCTTCTTTCATGACTCGACGACATTGGTAAAGCAACTTACGGAAGGGAATCTTAAGCTCGATGTCATTTCAATAATCGGTATGGGCGGGCTGGGCAAGACGACTCTTGCCAGGAAAATATACAATAATCTTCTTGTCAAGAGGCACTTTAACTGCCATGTATGGGTGTGTGTATCTCAAGATTTCAGAAGTAGAGAACTGTTACTTCAAATTTTAAAGCAGTTGGGAATGGGACTTCATGAAGACATGAGTGAGGATGAACTAAAAAAGCAGCTAGTCAGATGCTTGCGAGGGAGGAGGTTCCTGGTAGTCTTGGACGACATATGGAGAGCTGAAGTTTGGGATGAGGTAAGATCTATGTTTCCTGATAACTCCAATGGAAGCAGAATATTGATCACTAGTCGAAATAAAGAAGTGGCGTTAAATGCAAGCCATACTGCACCTTGCGATCTCCCATTTCTTAACAAAAATGAAAGCTGGGAACTCTTCCGTAAGAAGGTGTTCCGAGGAGAAACATGTCCTCCTGAATTAGAAACTCTTGGGAGACAAATCGCAGAAGGTTGTCGAGGCTTACCACTTTCAATTGTGGTATTAGCAGGCCGTTTAAGAAAAATGGACAAGTCAATGCACATATGGTCGAAATTTGTTGGTGATGTAACTAGTTTGCTTAATAGTTACGAGGATACAATAATATGCCAGAAAATACTATCCTTAAGCTACACCGATCTGCCCGGGTACTTGAAACCAtgctttttgtattttggtatataCCCAGAAGACTTTGAGATCCAGGTAAGTCGATTGATTGACCTGTGGGTAGCGGAGGGTTTCATACAGCGCACTAACAATAGATTACCGGAGGATGTTGCTGAACTATACTTGGAGGAGCTCATTGATCGAAGCTTGATCCAAGTGGCTCACAGGAGGATAGATGGAGGTGTAAAGACATGCCGTATCCATGATCTTTTGCGAGATCTCTGCATATCGGAGAGTGCGGAAGAGAAGTTTCTAGAGGTTCATTCAGGTTACAGAAACAATTCCCGTAGACTATCCATCATCCAAGGTAACGACACTCGTCGATATATGTCTTCAAACCTTCCTGTCCCTAAAAATGCCCGTTCCGTGTTCTTCTTTGGGACTCATAGATTGTATGGTAGCTGTGTTACCTGGAAATGGCTAaaagaaaacttcaaattgCTTCGGGTGATTGATTACGTATCGGATTCAGTCGTGCCCAAAAGCATAGAAACATTTATCCATTTGAGGTACTTGAGGATAGAGGGTCCGATTCCTAATAACCTTGTTTTTCCAGATTCTATTTGCAACCTTACGAATCTTGTGACGCTTTGGGCAAATATCCTTGGtgcttcaaataaatatttgcCAAAGGGCATATTTAAGCTGCAGCGTCTTAGGAATCTGTATCTGTCTGAGGGATGGTCGTTACCTTGGGATTCAGAGGGAGTTCTATGGAACCTCCAAGTCCTTTCCATCTTAACAATTAACTATGATCCTAAAAATCGTAGTTTCCTTGTCGTACCGGAAAAGTTTCCTAATCTAAGACatttaaaaatgttaatttatagaCCGTCGACATTGGAGGCGGGGCATGAAGAAGATTCTTTTCCAAGCCTCCACCATTTAGCTCATCTTGAGACATTGAAAATTCTGAATTGCAGAATGCTTGTTGGATATCCGAATTCAATTCCATCGACAGTCACCAAGCTAACATTACAAAGGGTTGAAAGAGTCGATGCCTGCGTGGCAGAGCTGGGAAAGCTTCCCAACCTTCGGATACTGAAACTACAAGGATTAGGATATGAAAATCAAAATGTTAGCATCCACGTCATTGCACATTCGTTCCCTCAACTCCAATTCCTCAAATTGTGGGATTTGAGTATTGAAGAATGGAGAAAGGAGACAAGTGCAATGCCAAGGCTTACGCATTTGGTTATCAATCGTTGCCATGAATTTACTAGCTCACCAGAACTATTGAGTTGCACCACTTTGCAATCTGTGAAGGTGTTCCAGAGTCCAAGATTGGCTAGAATGCTTAGAAATTTGCCGGGGGAAGTTGGGTTTACGCTACTGATCAATGACTAG
- the LOC133870846 gene encoding putative disease resistance protein At1g50180 isoform X2 has protein sequence MADSVVTSLLQNLFDLLKEEANFLAGVEDKVKSLHDELSFIDIFLEDSAEKRKDKTVNEVVRQIRDVAYEAEDMIDRFIHNVAKHRRTSAIRRMLRLPSTTLMIRNVGKKIEGIKEKIEEIYKNGERYGIERVEASGKAVEEEAMHRRRREVEEDDVVGFFHDSTTLIKQLTEGDLKLDAISIIGMGGLGKTTLARKIYNNLLVMRHFNCHVWVCVSQDFRIRELLLQILKELGLGMGVEDMSEKSEYELKEILFRSLQGRRFLVVMDDIWRAEVWDEVKSMFPDNSNGSRILITSRNKEVALYASQTPPYYLPFLNENESWELFRKKVFRGGTCPPELETLGRQIAKGCRGLPLSIVVLAGRLAKMDKSLHIWSKGVGDVTSFLNSNEDTTICQKILSLSYTDLPRHLKPCFLYLGIYPEDFEIPVSQLINLWIAEDFIQRTGNRLPEDDAEMYLEELIDRSLIQVARRRRIDGGVKTCRIHDLLREFCISESAEEKFLEVHPGYEHLSTNNSRRLSIQENFNGD, from the exons ATGGCCGACAGTGTTGTCACTTCCCTCTTGCAAAACTTGTTCGATCTACTCAAAGAAGAAGCAAATTTCCTTGCTGGAGTGGAGGATAAGGTCAAGTCACTTCATGATGAGCTCAGTTTTATAGATATCTTCCTGGAGGATTCCGCGGAAAAACGGAAAGATAAAACTGTAAATGAGGTAGTCCGGCAAATCAGGGACGTGGCTTATGAGGCTGAGGATATGATCGACCGTTTCATCCACAATGTCGCAAAACACAGGAGGACGAGCGCGATAAGGAGGATGCTTCGTTTACCTTCGACCACATTGATGATTCGAAATGTTGGAAAGAAGATAGAAGGCATCAAAGAGAAAATCGAAGAAATCTACAAGAATGGAGAAAGGTACGGCATTGAAAGAGTTGAAGCTTCTGGAAAAGCAGTCGAGGAGGAGGCAATGCACAGACGTAGGAGAGAAGTCGAGGAAGATGACGTGGTGGGCTTCTTTCATGACTCGACGACATTGATAAAGCAACTTACTGAAGGGGATCTTAAGCTCGATGCCATTTCAATCATCGGTATGGGCGGGCTGGGCAAGACGACTCTTGCCAGGAAAATATACAATAATCTTCTTGTCATGAGACACTTTAACTGCCATGTATGGGTATGTGTATCTCAAGATTTCAGAATTAGAGAGCTGTTACTTCAAATTTTAAAGGAGTTGGGATTGGGAATGGGAGTTGAAGACATGAGTGAGAAATCTGAGTATGAGCTAAAAGAGATACTATTCAGAAGCTTGCAAGGGAGGAGGTTCCTAGTAGTCATGGACGACATATGGAGAGCTGAAGTTTGGGATGAGGTAAAATCTATGTTTCCTGATAACTCCAATGGAAGCAGAATATTGATCACTAGCCGAAATAAAGAAGTGGCGTTATATGCAAGCCAAACTCCTCCTTACTATCTCCCATTTCTTAACGAAAATGAAAGCTGGGAACTCTTCCGTAAGAAGGTGTTCCGAGGAGGAACATGTCCTCCCGAATTAGAAACTCTTGGGAGACAAATTGCAAAAGGTTGTCGAGGCTTACCACTTTCGATTGTGGTATTAGCAGGCCGTTTAGCAAAAATGGATAAGTCACTGCACATATGGTCGAAAGGTGTTGGTGATGTAACTAGTTTCCTTAATAGTAACGAGGATACAACAATATGCCAGAAAATACTATCCTTAAGCTACACCGATCTGCCCCGGCACTTGAAACCATGCTTTTTGTATTTAGGCATATACCCAGAAGACTTTGAGATCCCGGTAAGTCAATTGATTAACCTGTGGATAGCAGAGGATTTCATACAGCGCACTGGCAATAGATTACCGGAGGATGATGCTGAAATGTACTTGGAAGAGCTCATTGATCGAAGCTTGATCCAAGTGGCTCGCAGGAGGAGGATAGATGGAGGAGTAAAGACATGCCGTATCCATGATCTTTTGCGAGAATTCTGCATATCGGAGAGTGCGGAAGAGAAGTTTCTTGAGGTTCATCCAGGTTACGAACATTTATCCACGAACAATTCCCGCAGACTATCCATCCAAG AGAACTTCAACGGAGATTGA